The genomic stretch CTTCGTCAGTTGCTAGACAATATGCAGGTCCGCCCAGGTGTTCATTTGTTATCGAGGGTGTTTCGTTGGTCCATTTGACCTTGAACATAGATGAAATGgtagcaagagcatctgctaTTTGATTCTCTTCCCTTGGGATATGATGAAAAGTGATTTCATCAAAGAAGGGAATCAACTTTAAGACATGTTCTCTGTACGTGATCAACTTGTGATCATGAGTTTcccaatctccattgacctgacTGATAACCAGATTTGAATTTTCGTATACTTCAAGGATTGTAATAAACAAATCAATGGTTGCTTTAATACTGgagatacatgcctcatactgTGCCATATTTTTAGTGCAGTTGAAACACAACCTTGTAGTTAAAGGAAGATGAAAGCCAGTTAGAGAAGTGATTATTGCCCCAATTCCATGACCTCCCCAATTCCATGACCTTGAGCATTTGAAGCACCGTTGAACACGATCGTCCACCGCAATCCTGGTTAGGGTCCTTCATCAGGGCCTGGAATCGCACAGTCTCTGATAAACAGGACATTctcatctggaaaatcaaactgCATTGGCTGCTAATCTTCCACGGGTTGGTGTGCGAGATAATCTGACAGCAcactccccttgatggctttttgggTGACATATTGGATATCGTATTTTGTTAATATCATTTCCCAATGGGAAACTCTTCCGGTGAGAccaggcttctcaaagatatacttgttttgatccatctttgatatcaacAATGTTTTATGGgtcaacatgtattgtctcagGCGTTTggcagcccatgcaagtgcataacatattttctcgagcagtgaatacATTTCTTTGCAATCAATGAAATTCTTGCTTAGGTAGtaatggcatgctcttttctacctgACTCGTCATGTTTCTCAAGTACATAGCCCATAGACTCctcaagaacagtcagatacataatgAGGTGTTTACCCGACACATGAGGCATTAAGATCGGTGGCTCTTGAAGATACTGGTTTATTCTTTCGAATTCTTTATGGCAGTTATCATTCCACTCAATGACTTGATCTTTATGGAGTAACTTGAATATGAGTTTACACGTGGCTATAAGGTGTGATATGAATCTAGCAACGTAGTTTAATCTTCCTGGGAAACTACGAACCTATTTCTATGTTCTTGGTGTTGGCATACTCTGTATGGATTTAATCTTATCAGGATCGACCTCAATTCCACATTTGCTTACAATGAAACCCAACAATTTTCCGGATCTTATACCCGGAGGTATATTTATTGGGATTCAGCCTCAGTCTGACTTTTCTCAATCGTGCAAACATATTTTGCAGATGGACAACATGTTATTCTTCAATATGGGACTTTGCAATCATATaatcgacatatacttcaatctctttatgaatcatatcataAAAGAGAGTCACCATTGCTCGTTGATATGTTATGCCAATGTTTTTAACCCGTGGGGCATGACCTTGTAACAGAAAGTTCCCCAAGGGGTGGTGAACTTCATCTTTTTCATGTCTTCCGAAGCCATTTTAACCTGGTTGTAACTGGAGAAGCCAATCATGAATGGAAATACAGAGAATTcagccgtattatccaccaacaTGTCAACGTGAGGTAGTGGAAAGTCATTTTTCGGGCTCGCTTTGTTTAGATCCTTGTAATAAACACACATTCGTGTCTTGCCATCTTTCTTTGGTATAGGTACAGTATTTGCAACCTAATGAGGATAATTTCATACTGCCAAGAAACTAGCGTTGAGCTGTTTCTGAACCTCTTTTTTGATCTTGATAGCCATGTCAGATCGggttcttctcaacttttgttTGATCGGCAGACATTCTTCTTTGAGAGGTGATTTGTGCACCACAATATTTGCATCGAGTCCTGACATATCTTGGTATAACCAGATGAACACATCCACATACTCGTGTAAAGCTCAATCAACTTCTTCTTCACATTAACTTCCAGGACGACacctattttgacttcttttttATTGTCCCATGTCCCAAGATTAATGATCTCCACTGATTCCTAGTGTGGTTGAATAACCCTTGATTCCTGCTGTAATAATCTGGCCAACTCCTCAGGGAGTTCATAATTTTCCTCACGATCCTTGTCGGTATGGTAGATTGGATTATCAAATTCATAATGGGCCATAACAGTATTTTTATCAATGGAGTCCGAGACGGTTATGCATGAATTATGattcatgctttattttagaatGATGGATAAGAAACAAGTATGAAATAAAACATTGTCGTATTTGtaaaagaaaaaatgaaagaCATGGAACACAATTGAATACAAaatgttcattttatttttgataaacttTGTTTTGAAAATAGTGGGGGCTACAAGCTTCCACTATGCCCTGGATAGAGCATAAGGATTTGaaataaaataagataattacTTTTTAATCAAAATGACTTCGGGGATATCCACAGAAGTCTAGTTGGTAAGTTCTTCCTCTTGAGCTTTCTGGTACACAAGACATGTTGCATCAATGTTGTTGTCTTCTTCATCCACAATAAAAATCTGACCCTCTTGGAGGTGTCTAGCACTGGTGAAAGTCTCTGGTAATGGAAAAATTCCCCCTTGGCTGCTTTTGGAATTGTCATCTTCTATTCCACTAGAGGTGATTGATACCCCAATCCATATCGATCCTTCTTTATAGGAAGCTCGAGTGCTCTACCCCAACCTTCAGGTGACTAGCTTCTACCATTATCTTTGCTTCTTTCTAGGAAGATATAGAATGTTCAGGCTTCTTGAGTTCTTCAGAAAGAGGAGTCATTATCACATTCGTTATTCAAAAGCTTGGAAAGAGGTCTCATGAATTTCCTCATCCACTTCAACATACCTGAATGATAATAAATGGATCACCATTATATCATCTTCCCCATCTACAATGATCATTTTTCCATTGACAATGAACTTGAGTTTATGATGAAGAGTTGAAGTGATTGCCCCGACTGAATGGATTGAATGTCGTCCCAGGAGACAACTATATGCAGGATATATGTCCATGACGTAAAAGGTGATGAAGAAAGTCTGGGGACAAATTTTAATAGAGAGGTCCACCTCTCTAATCAATGATCTTCTAGAGCCGTTAAAGGCTCTCACCACCAACGTGCTAGGCTTCATCAACAACCCCTTTATTGTTAACTTTGTCAAGGAATTCTTAGGCAGAACATTCATAGAAGACCTAATATCAACTAGAACCCTGGATAAAATAGTGCCTACACACTTGATAGAGATGGGAAACACCTTGTTATGAGCTTTCCCTTCAGGAGGCAATTTGTTGTCACTGAAACCCAGACAACTTCCCGCTGTAATGTTGGCCACAACCCCTTCAAACTGATTCACTGCTATCTCTTGTGGAACATGGGTTGCGCTTAGAAATTTCATGAGAGCATCCTGATGTGCTTCAGAACACAATAGTAAAGACATAATGGATATCTTTGATGGTGTCTGGTTGAGTTGTTCAACCACCTTGTAGTCAATTCTTCTTATGATTCGGAGGAGTTCATCCACGTCTTCTGGAGGAGATTTATTCAATGGAGGATTCTGCCTCTGATCAGCGTTGGAAGTTTATTTACCTTTACCCTTAGCTGAGTTTCAACATTATTCTTCTCTAGGGGTGGTGAAGATGCAAGCACTCGACCACTTCTAGTCATTCCTCCTTTTCCAGCATAATTAACAACTGACTCCTTGACCACAAGAGGATTTTCTTCTTGCTTCTGCCCATGAATGTAGACCATGGAATCGTAATTCCAGGGAACGACCTTTGTACTCTCTAAGGGGGAACGGGGATGGTAAAATGATTATCAAATGAGTCACTGGGTTTGCTGGTACCGGTATCTGAGTTTGATAGTAGGGGATTTCACAAGTAGCCATGTTTTCATCAATAATAACTTGCTCTACCAGAATAGTCCATTGATTCATTAGTTGTTGGacaccaaatttcagcttttCACACATTTGGGTATTTGAAAGACACTGCTCACAACCAGATTGACAACCGGGGAATACGTCATTCTTCAACAATTGTTCTTTAACCACTGCCAAAGAGGTATTCATCTCATCCACCCTTGACACAAGATTTTATCCTTCATATTCTTCTATGACACTCACATAAGGGCCAACATGAGAAGGCATAAGATTGTTATTCATGTTGGGGCCGTTAGGCGTGAAGGAGATAACTTTGGAATCAATTAAGTTATGTACCTCGTATTTAAGATCCTTGTGATTCTCAAATGTATGTTTGGGTGCTTCAGAGCAGAACTCACACCGAGCATTTGCATCATACCCTAGAGGAAGAGGCGTTGGGGAAGGCTTTAGATCTCTTAGTTGTACCAACGATCCATAGAGCAATTGATGGAGTAGTTGACTGTACAACATAAGAATCAGGTCAAACTTCATCTCGGGCCTTCTTTGCCTCTGTTGGCCTTGCTGATAATAGTTTTGTCGTTGATGAGCATAAGGTTATTTATATTGCATTGGTGATTGATACCATATTGGGTCTTCACCGATAAGGATTGTATAAGCATGTTgttggtgtcataccccaattttgtccgggcattttaaattttcataaattcaatttatttttcaatttaCATCATGTGTACAACATAACATGCATTTTATCATTAATAATACCTGAaatatcagtcaggataaatttattgaaaatacagacaaatcggttgaatctttcctcaagtacggacaaaatcagcagataaaaagtttcaaatttaaaattgcagacgccagtattattaacctacggttcatgtagtttaaaCTGGTGTGTCCGTTATATTTTTCAGCGACTGTTTCGGTTGtattttgacccgcctgagcctattaaccggtgaaaatttatttcaaaatttaaagaaacgctgcatttttttaataagtatatttcgtactgatcattttcatgcatccgatttaatttttcgagcaaattttcgcccgacttttattcagttttagtctttttaattttgttctttcgtcaaaatagtcagattaaataaatagaattttttatgttattattttaattttatcatgattatttaaaaaggtgtgaattttatttgattcaattgatttaaattgttttaaatcgattaaatcatctaaaaaaaggcattatatgcattttgatttatttaaataatGTGTGTTTCTTGGTGTGTTTCTTTGATTCAATCCAAGCCATCGGTTCAAATTAATCAGTGACCATTATTAGCAATCCACATTTATCCCATTTATCCAATCAAAATTAGGATTTAATTAATActattatttataaaaaattgaaaatatGTACAAAAAATCTCTCTCTCCAGTACATAGTTCCAACGGTAAGAtggaaaagaaagaaataaaagaaCCCACTCATTACGCCTCTCTCTCTCACAGGCAACATGCGTCTCTCTCTCTCTGACTCTTGGTGGCCATAAGAAAAAAACAGAAATAGAAAGAGAGGAAGAGAGGCGAAGAGCTcctctcttcatcttcattcaCAAATCAACACAACCCTCAAAATCCACCGCCGTTACCTCCACCATTCACCACCACAAAAAAGTCGTTCATCCGCCTCCGCTTCATTTCGCAAACACCCACGCTTCAACACGTTTTTCCCTTTCCTCTTCCCTTAACCATCACCGCCGTGAAACCCTCCGCCGGAAAACCCTTCACCCTTCGCTGCTCACTAACACACCGAACACCACCACGCCGTGAATCTATCGCTACAGTCGTAACCCACTCAAACCATCAACAGTAACAACATCTCCCTTCCATTTTGGTTTACGCCGTCCGATCTCCATAACTCCCTCCGCCGGATTCTTTTCTTCTTCGCCAATCGCGCACCGTTCGCTGTAACAACCCAATTTCAgtaattatttattatattattattactatattttattttatttatttggagtgttaattaataaattggttgttaggtagtataataatcgattatattaactaatttgatgtgttaattaattatttagttgatatgagttatcatgaataattgaattaattaacttggtgtgcatattgtgttagtttaatttaattgaactaattagagatatttaaatattaggtcttattgggcctattaattaaattagaagtatcatgatttaagcccaaatagaatactagtatataaaagggaggagagtgagaattaggattcacttgatcatttgacaacaatagagaaagagaagaggaaaagtgaggagaagatgggaagaacaagagaggagctagggtttccagaaaattgaagaggtaaggggggaatccttattattatgggttagtatgattgggtcaatgagtagatgtatgtttaggtttaaatccctaattttgtatggttgtttggaattgttcggttttgatgagtatgcttgattgtggtgattgattgtgttaaaattgcaaattaacgttatatatttagagtattATATGCGTTATAATTTTCTAAACATTTGcctttttacggaatcgaaatcggaggtccgaaagtcctccaacgatgaaaaccgcagaaaattctgcattctgtccGTCGCAATCGCGagcctttttttatgtttttcggtcggaatcgttttggtcataacttttgatccgtaagtccaaattaAGTGTCGTTCGAAGCGTTGGATATCTGAAACAgaaggctataactttgtttcaggaataaaataattttggagattatttcatggacgtttttggggttgaagaagatgaaaattatgttggaaaatatagaaaacaacaactttttagtaacgccttcgtgcacggttttattcataactttcaactcgtgaatcattttgggttggggtttaaagcattagaaaggtgactcaagtagatattatgtgaatggtgtattttttatgaatgttaagatggtagagatgatcttaattgcatattatgtgaatggtgtatttgttatgaatgtgtatatgtaccattgatggataattcatagagtcgaattatggtgatatgtggaatgttaagatggtagagatgatcttagttgcatattatgtgaatggtgtatttgttatgaatgttaagatggtagagatgatcttaattgcatattatgtgaatgatgtatttgttatgaatgtgtatatgtaccattggtggataattcatagagttgaattatggtgatatgtggaatgttaagatggtagagatgatattaattgcatatgttgttggtatttgtacattcattcatggcatggtcggcttcatggtggaagcggtgaaactgtgggttcacatggtagcacacgttgatccttaattggaaataggcgtggtagatgtagcacacgttgatccttaattggagATAGGCGTGGTAGAACGTTaatccttgaatggaaatagacgtagcacacgttgatccttaattggaaataggcgtggtagatgtaacacacgttgatccttaattggagATAGGCGTGGTAGaacgttgatccttgaatggaaatagacgtagcacacgttgatcagtaattggaaataggcgtggtagatgtagcacacgttgatccttaattggaaataggcgtggtagtggctttgatcttgtccggatcggaagcgtggcttggattctagatattgaatcggaaagcggtgaaacgttgggttcacattgaggtaccgcatgcatagagtcacatgtcttgcattgagttatattagagttatgtgataacTGAGTGTATGCATTATTATGATTGTGATatgtgtatgagatatggtaattgaatttgatgatgtttggatacataacttggcaaagtatgtgattatgtgataattgtagtcatgtgtatttttgggaatataatattggatttgaatattatactccttgagttttatgtgtgcttgaaacatgtgaaataaatgttggttaatattatttacatggttatatgaagtgtgatgaattcctttaattattgatttaatcattgtgccttattatacttcttcataatgattggaattctcaccctttctgtttgaatgttacctttacatgggtatcgtgcagatactcaggagtagtattgttgaagtaagtggaaggtagctcattcgagatttAGCCAGAGAGcttccgtattttagtttgaagactaagtagtgagtcaatgatatggtcatgtaacactgggtatATTAGTAGTATTtaactcatatcttatttggatatgcattatgttatgacttgttttattttaccttgaggtgattattgagagatgatcatggtatgggacatggatcattgtgtgaaatacatgagtattcattatttttcgctacgaacgcatatgcttgaatattcatgataagtgagatgtgttattttaaatgaccaggtgtattgtatattgatgatgaatgatgttggttttgaAAGCTTCTcgtttttgaaaacgtcgatgtgatgcccttttgtttatatgcgtgcttatttactctgattatatgttaagtatttttggggtagaaaaaggggtgttacattcGCCACCAAAACAACCTACACCATGCACCTCCGTCCGGCGAACCATCATCCTCAACCATCTCTTCCTCCGTGACAACCCCTTTATACAACCGCTCATCCCTGTTCCAGGGAATAAACCCACCATGCCGAACTTCCATCTTGCACCATGACTTCCACTGCAGATACGAAGCACTACAGGTTTAGGCACTCCAGCTAGGAACAAGAAGAACATGACGTTGACATGGGAGTCAATATACAAGGCAAAGGCTTGGATAACACAAATCTAGAAGGCCCACTTTTGGATTTTGCCAAAGAGACGTTATCTCAGCAACTCGGTGACTAACATAAAGCAACAATCTCACATTTCGGTTTGCATCTTTTCCTTTTGCCTACTCCCTTTCTCGATTACACTTTTCGATTATTTATGGTTTCTATATATTTTTTGAGTTATTTGCGTTAGATCTTGGTTTGTAATAAAATGAATATTATGTGCGTATTAATTCATGCCACTGGTTGCGTATGGTAACATCactttttttttataattttcaTTCTGTTGAGAAACTACACACAGTGAGACTACGTGCAGGGAGTTTAATACTTGATACGTCATGTTATTGGTTTGTTACTTGTCATGGGTAGATTAATGAAATTTTAATCATTTCAAAACCATTTTATTATGTATATTGAAATCAAATTAAGATCTGGGCATTTCATCAAGGgtgttctttttatttttgtgacTGATATGTGGTTATTGTTTATATATAAGTAAGAAATATGGTGTGTTGATATTTTGTTCCATTTCTCTAGCATCTCTCATGATTAGGTAGCTTTATTGATACAATATATATTCTTGGCCTCGCTCAAAAATTGGTATTTAGTTATTGTCGGATCATTTAATTTCGTTACCTTAAATCGGATTTCTTTTTCTATCTGTGGGCTCGACAATTTTATGTCAATGTGTCGCCAAAATTTCAACACATCAATAGTATATTTTTCACCGCGTTTGGATCTCGCAAATGACATTGGTTATGTTGTCTTTTTGCACAAACCGGTTTGAGCACACCGATTCCTTTGAATAAATAGACATTGTTATCCATTTTTTTCctcttttgatttaattaattgattaaaatttgtaactagtttaattttaattaacctaattatttgatttaattaaataattttgataattaattttaattaattcaattaaccGATTTTACCAagttttaataaattaattaattaatttctCCCACTATCACAACTTCATATTATTTCAAACAAAAAAACTATTTCACGTCATAATCAATTCACAATCACTTTCAAGTCTATTCCAAATCAATTCATCATCATTTCAAAACGACCTCAAACCACAAATAAATCATACCATTCTCGATTTAAAGTCGAGCCCATCTtcaaaacacctttgtaagtcgatcgcttttaaaagcattgccatcaacctcacatggcttactcttgggctttcttacaatgagacctattcgatcttaaccgagtagatgattgattcactaaataAAATCCAAATCTATTcacacaaatttaaaacctcgatccaacatcgagtattttttTCATTCAAATTAAATTAAAGTACCCAATCACAATCGAATACCATTTCGTTTgggaaatgaaaagggggatggttttgagttttcaactcctctcctcgattatttgaatacgagttctcttactcggtcagtcaaataattgtcatttctaTCCATCTAAACACAATTAAATCAATTACTTTTCACTATAacgaaatgaaaagggagttggttttaagcctttaactcctctcctcgattgtttgaatacgagttctcttactctGTCAGTTAGACAATTTTCATTTCTTTACAAATatccaaaccccgattaaatcaatcatttcataataaactatatgaaaagggagatggtctcgagtcttcgattcctctcctcaaatgcttggatataagttgtcttactcagccattcaagtacttgtcgttcattctaaaatacatcaaccattcataaacctattttcataattgctcagatgaaaaagaaagccgtctagagtcttctattccctttcccgactattaggatacgagttgtcttactcgactatccgagtaatcgtcatccattcaaaacaccttaatcaTCATTAAATCCTTTcataattaaggatgaaaaagaaagtggtctaaAGTCTTCTCCTCCCTTTCTCGACTATTGGGATACGATTTGTTTTACTCGGTTATctgagtattcgtcatccattcaaaacaccttaatcaTTATCAAAATCCTTTTTAAAATTAAGGATGAAAAAAAAGTGGTCTAGAGTTTTCTATTCCCTTTCCCAGTTATTAGGATATGAGTtatcttactcgactatccgagtaattATCATCCAACCAAAGACATCAAGcacatcaattcaactcgtcaccccaGTGTGACCAAAGAACACttgttaatcctttctaatgcgcacaacaaactagcgcttaagcctccgccgag from Lathyrus oleraceus cultivar Zhongwan6 chromosome 7, CAAS_Psat_ZW6_1.0, whole genome shotgun sequence encodes the following:
- the LOC127103119 gene encoding uncharacterized protein LOC127103119, with translation MAQYEACISSIKATIDLFITILEVYENSNLVISQVNGDWETHDHKLITYREHVLKLIPFFDEITFHHIPREENQIADALATISSMFKVKWTNETPSITNEHLGGPAYCLATDEESDDKPWFYDIKRYLEKQEYRENASITDKKTLRNLSAKFFLSGDVLYKRNYDWSCSDAWIDTRQTKS